One genomic region from Symbiobacterium terraclitae encodes:
- a CDS encoding PglZ domain-containing protein produces MLGPVSQWVVDHVSRVLKEESLVVWFDPERYYETLLPYLEEPNRVVIPYRGSYYEQRRAAEPHFNNLSAADRAKGKQLLLYVPAKQRDASPLLEFVLAGRALEVSLRSAAVGGLGSRIPEAAIDHFLSTKSPRLQDLDALAEQEEPSLLHAVFKTHSEQEILLKYLTDPAWEARVDERNAFSDLCDLCASAYGLRADGIGSHSQLRLAIMRHLLLSEFRHGLNPEPTALAAIPRPSVQQMEQVRKLLAALRSTAPDFYAECAHQVEQETGVAGWGVPVRSLPHFDTFPFAEQQALRWLERLVVDEANLDAAFQILDRGKACFWVKQDPSRMEQWAAAEWALQLCRETDRIGEELKQAVGLSPADMVRRYGGELHDWWRLDFAQRRLEAHLADMEHEFVLDRLVRGARDRYERTVGLMAERFDAALAERKFEFEDLPHQTDVYARWVEPLLAVGERVAYFLVDALRFEMGRDLYDSLTASEKRLEAGIATPPTVTPVGMAALMPGAEKGVELTAKGDRLALRVDGQVLQTAADRLAYLQSKVGAGVLADLTLDQLLSAGDARLRRAVEKKQLVVIRSQEIDAEGEQDNLHHARHAMTRVLKSLRRGIERVRRLGFTRVVVAADHGHLFGYERGDDQKMEAPSGQTLELHRRCWVGRHVTPPAYAHQFKASQLGLSGDLELVFPRGLAIFRKQGGAEAYFHGGISLQELVIPILSLRLESPQKATRGSDVRLAPGSDPVTNRAFKVDLLYASVIEPERTVRLTVLLGDQEVGEVMVAEGFNDQTKEVTLVSQKPNTVFLKLSSDLDGQGEFTVQVVDSRTGLVLAQRNLRYELI; encoded by the coding sequence ATGTTGGGACCGGTAAGCCAGTGGGTCGTGGACCACGTCAGCCGGGTTCTCAAAGAGGAGAGCCTGGTGGTCTGGTTCGACCCGGAAAGGTACTACGAAACGTTGCTGCCCTACCTGGAGGAACCCAACCGGGTCGTGATCCCGTACAGGGGCAGCTACTACGAACAGCGGCGGGCCGCGGAGCCCCACTTCAACAACCTCTCGGCTGCCGACCGGGCCAAGGGGAAACAGCTCCTGCTGTACGTCCCGGCAAAGCAGCGGGACGCCAGTCCGTTGCTCGAGTTTGTCCTGGCCGGACGTGCTCTGGAGGTCAGCCTCCGGAGCGCAGCCGTCGGGGGGCTGGGTAGTCGGATACCCGAGGCGGCGATTGATCACTTCCTTTCCACCAAGAGCCCCCGGCTTCAGGACCTGGATGCCCTGGCGGAGCAGGAGGAGCCCAGCCTGCTCCATGCGGTGTTCAAGACCCACAGCGAGCAGGAGATTCTCCTGAAGTACCTCACCGACCCCGCCTGGGAAGCGCGGGTGGATGAGCGAAACGCCTTTTCGGACCTGTGTGATCTGTGCGCGTCCGCCTACGGACTAAGGGCCGATGGCATCGGGTCCCACAGCCAACTCCGGTTGGCCATCATGCGGCACCTGCTCCTGTCTGAGTTCCGCCACGGACTGAATCCCGAGCCCACTGCGCTGGCCGCCATCCCGCGGCCTTCTGTGCAGCAGATGGAGCAAGTCCGTAAGCTGCTCGCGGCCCTCCGCAGCACCGCACCGGATTTCTACGCGGAGTGCGCGCACCAGGTGGAGCAGGAGACCGGGGTCGCCGGATGGGGCGTGCCCGTGAGATCATTGCCCCACTTCGACACCTTCCCCTTTGCGGAGCAACAGGCGCTCCGCTGGTTGGAACGGTTAGTGGTCGATGAGGCGAACTTGGACGCGGCATTTCAGATTCTTGACCGTGGAAAGGCCTGCTTCTGGGTGAAGCAGGATCCGTCCCGGATGGAGCAGTGGGCGGCCGCGGAGTGGGCTTTGCAGTTGTGCCGGGAAACCGACCGTATTGGAGAGGAGCTCAAACAGGCGGTCGGGCTCTCACCCGCAGACATGGTCCGGCGGTACGGCGGCGAGCTGCACGACTGGTGGCGGCTGGATTTTGCCCAGCGCCGGCTGGAGGCGCACCTCGCGGACATGGAGCACGAGTTCGTCCTCGACCGGCTGGTGCGCGGCGCGCGCGACCGGTACGAGCGGACCGTCGGGCTGATGGCGGAGCGGTTCGACGCCGCGCTGGCGGAACGCAAGTTCGAGTTCGAGGACCTGCCCCACCAGACCGATGTCTACGCCCGGTGGGTCGAACCCCTCCTGGCGGTCGGCGAGCGCGTCGCCTACTTCCTGGTGGACGCCCTCCGGTTCGAGATGGGGCGCGACCTGTACGATAGCCTGACGGCCTCCGAGAAACGGCTCGAGGCTGGCATCGCCACGCCCCCGACCGTGACCCCCGTGGGCATGGCCGCCCTCATGCCGGGGGCCGAGAAGGGGGTTGAGCTCACGGCGAAGGGCGACCGGCTGGCCTTGAGGGTGGACGGTCAGGTCCTCCAGACGGCTGCCGACCGTCTGGCTTACCTGCAGAGCAAGGTCGGGGCCGGGGTGCTCGCGGACCTGACGCTGGACCAGCTGCTGAGCGCCGGCGACGCGCGGCTCCGGAGGGCGGTGGAGAAGAAGCAGTTGGTCGTGATCCGTTCGCAGGAGATCGATGCCGAGGGCGAACAGGACAACCTCCATCACGCCCGCCATGCGATGACCCGGGTGCTGAAGAGCCTGCGCCGCGGCATCGAGCGGGTTCGCCGACTGGGCTTCACCCGCGTGGTGGTGGCGGCCGACCACGGGCACCTGTTCGGTTACGAGCGGGGCGATGATCAGAAGATGGAGGCGCCCAGCGGCCAGACGCTGGAGCTCCACCGCCGTTGCTGGGTCGGCAGGCACGTGACGCCGCCCGCCTACGCCCACCAGTTCAAGGCTTCGCAGTTGGGGTTGTCCGGCGACCTGGAGCTGGTCTTCCCCAGGGGCCTCGCCATCTTCCGGAAACAGGGGGGAGCGGAGGCGTACTTCCACGGCGGCATCAGCCTGCAGGAACTGGTGATCCCTATCCTGTCGCTGCGGCTGGAAAGCCCGCAGAAGGCGACCAGGGGATCCGACGTGCGCCTGGCGCCGGGGTCGGACCCGGTCACCAACCGCGCCTTCAAGGTGGACCTGCTGTATGCCTCGGTGATCGAGCCCGAGCGCACCGTGCGGCTGACCGTCCTGCTGGGTGACCAGGAGGTCGGCGAGGTCATGGTCGCGGAAGGTTTCAACGACCAGACGAAGGAGGTCACCCTCGTCAGCCAGAAACCCAACACGGTGTTCCTCAAGCTGAGCAGCGATCTTGATGGCCAGGGTGAGTTTACGGTACAGGTCGTGGATAGCCGCACCGGCCTGGTGCTGGCTCAGCGTAACCTGCGGTATGAGCTGATCTGA
- a CDS encoding Eco57I restriction-modification methylase domain-containing protein produces the protein MQREVRMRILDMTVAIRKRLQEDILAQLEGTYGIGRDGRFEPIESMPTMTRNQVLARERQDLEAAIAHELSADPTVGPGKPTQEQWAAAVERFAREVAFTYLNRLAALRMMEARKLIPESVGRGMDSSGFRTFQMPFRTVTPTEEEGYRLYLELLSDEASVELPVLFDRSTPASIIFPSPAALKDVLTELNRPDLAEIWLEDETIGWIYQYFTPKEQREQARKESNAPRNSYELSFRNQFYTPACVVRFLTDNTLGRLWYEMKPNTQLAERCTYMIVRPGEQVPPRPKRSPTEIRVLDPACGSGHFLLYAFDVLAAIYEEEGYPRAEIPGLILEHNLFGIDIDPRAVQIASLALYLKAKKYHPEAKVTSVNVVCAEPMPGDAALFNEFLEALDSAVLRRLAEAVWGEMKLAGEAGSLLKVEQTLSRLIEDERQEWQKGPFATALPGVSGDHLVEDAEAFWDEVEDRLLALLRQYAAHTQDGKYVSRRLFARDGAQGLRFLELLRQKYDVVLMNPPFGAATKLSKAYIEKNYPRTKNDLYAAFVERGLELLRKGGKLGAITSRTGFFLTSFQKWREEILLKKARPTVVADLGAGVLDTAMVETAAYCLEVVE, from the coding sequence GTGCAACGCGAAGTGCGGATGCGGATCCTCGACATGACGGTTGCGATTCGCAAGCGGCTCCAGGAAGACATCCTGGCCCAACTGGAGGGCACGTACGGCATCGGGCGGGACGGGCGGTTCGAGCCGATCGAGTCCATGCCCACCATGACAAGGAACCAGGTCCTGGCGCGCGAGCGCCAGGACCTGGAAGCTGCCATCGCCCACGAGCTTTCGGCGGACCCGACTGTCGGCCCAGGAAAGCCGACGCAAGAGCAGTGGGCGGCCGCGGTGGAGCGGTTCGCGCGGGAGGTAGCGTTTACCTATCTGAACCGGCTGGCCGCTCTGCGGATGATGGAAGCACGGAAGCTCATCCCTGAGTCCGTGGGTAGGGGGATGGATTCCTCCGGATTCCGGACTTTCCAGATGCCCTTCCGCACCGTCACGCCCACGGAGGAAGAGGGCTACCGCCTCTACCTGGAGCTCCTGTCTGACGAGGCTTCGGTGGAACTGCCGGTGCTCTTTGACCGGTCGACGCCGGCTTCGATCATTTTTCCCAGCCCAGCGGCCCTGAAGGACGTGCTGACGGAGCTGAACCGGCCGGACCTCGCGGAGATCTGGCTGGAGGATGAGACGATCGGGTGGATCTACCAGTACTTTACCCCTAAGGAACAGCGGGAGCAGGCCCGCAAGGAAAGTAACGCCCCCCGCAATAGTTACGAGCTCTCCTTCCGCAACCAGTTCTACACGCCGGCTTGCGTGGTCCGGTTCCTCACGGATAACACCCTCGGCCGCCTCTGGTATGAGATGAAACCCAACACACAGCTGGCGGAACGATGCACGTATATGATTGTGCGGCCTGGTGAGCAAGTCCCGCCGCGGCCCAAGCGATCCCCAACGGAGATCCGGGTGCTCGACCCGGCGTGCGGCAGCGGGCATTTCCTGCTCTATGCCTTCGACGTGCTGGCGGCGATCTACGAGGAGGAGGGGTATCCGCGGGCGGAGATCCCCGGGCTGATCCTAGAGCATAATCTGTTCGGCATCGATATTGACCCGCGGGCGGTACAGATCGCCAGCCTCGCTCTCTACCTGAAGGCGAAAAAGTACCATCCGGAAGCCAAGGTGACGTCTGTCAACGTGGTCTGCGCCGAGCCCATGCCGGGTGATGCTGCGCTGTTCAATGAGTTCCTCGAGGCGCTCGATTCGGCGGTGCTGAGGCGCCTGGCCGAGGCCGTCTGGGGTGAGATGAAGCTGGCCGGCGAGGCGGGCAGCCTCTTGAAGGTGGAGCAGACGCTGTCGCGGCTAATCGAAGATGAGCGCCAAGAGTGGCAGAAAGGCCCGTTCGCGACGGCGCTGCCCGGGGTTTCCGGTGATCATCTAGTGGAAGACGCAGAGGCCTTCTGGGATGAGGTTGAGGATCGGCTCCTCGCCCTGCTGCGGCAATATGCGGCCCACACCCAGGACGGGAAGTACGTCTCTCGTCGCCTTTTCGCCCGCGACGGCGCGCAGGGGCTGCGGTTCCTGGAGCTGCTCCGGCAGAAGTACGACGTGGTCCTGATGAATCCGCCCTTCGGCGCGGCGACCAAGCTTTCCAAGGCCTATATCGAGAAGAACTACCCGCGGACCAAGAACGACCTGTATGCCGCTTTTGTCGAGCGGGGGCTGGAGCTGCTCCGCAAGGGTGGTAAGCTGGGAGCCATCACGTCGCGCACGGGATTCTTCCTGACCTCCTTCCAGAAGTGGCGGGAGGAGATCCTCCTGAAGAAGGCCCGGCCCACCGTGGTGGCGGACCTCGGAGCGGGGGTGCTGGATACTGCCATGGTCGAGACGGCGGCCTACTGCCTGGAGGTGGTAGAATGA
- a CDS encoding BREX protein BrxB domain-containing protein yields MKERIENRLKPDLLADRIAISDYADMPFAILLYHPTEELALRREIELLGRDLYLSTGRTLHTINLADLMWEAIEAATPPEALFDAEREYGLELTVDTIHNILSNQVPLDHLVRERLRDLDPSRDVAVLVRAGSLYPVFRTSALLENLSGVRVSTILCYPGTLHGTRALSFMGVCEPDPNYRPRIY; encoded by the coding sequence TTGAAGGAGCGCATTGAGAACCGGCTGAAGCCTGACCTGCTCGCCGACCGGATCGCAATAAGCGACTACGCGGACATGCCGTTCGCGATTCTTCTGTACCACCCTACCGAGGAACTGGCCCTCCGGCGGGAGATCGAGCTCTTGGGGCGCGATCTGTACCTCAGCACGGGCAGGACGCTGCACACCATCAACCTGGCCGATCTGATGTGGGAGGCTATCGAGGCCGCGACTCCGCCCGAGGCCCTCTTCGATGCGGAACGGGAGTATGGTTTGGAGCTTACGGTCGATACAATTCATAACATCCTTTCCAACCAGGTGCCCCTGGATCACCTCGTCCGGGAGCGGCTTCGGGACCTGGATCCCAGCAGAGACGTGGCCGTTCTTGTTCGGGCGGGCAGCCTCTACCCGGTCTTCCGGACGTCCGCACTCCTGGAGAACCTCAGCGGAGTGCGCGTGTCAACCATTCTCTGCTATCCCGGGACCCTGCACGGCACTCGGGCGCTCAGCTTCATGGGTGTATGCGAACCGGATCCTAACTACCGGCCTCGGATTTACTGA
- the brxC gene encoding BREX system P-loop protein BrxC: MLAKLRVDDLFEYDIHRTIEEVIKVDQTDEAIVAREIREYVVTEKIQEAFTDLLERYLETPQKPHEGIGIWISGFFGSGKSSFAKILGYILENRTLLGDRAVDLFLDRLPGAGSDRLRVVLHEIIRRIPTQAIIFDVATDRMAKSGSERITTLMYRALLRNLGYSQDFNFAELEINLEAEGKLAEFEALYEQLYGRPWRQGRELIVLAINQASRVLHEMDPVTYPSADSWAKSIQKIDIDTDPNRFADRVLELMKRRGEGRAVIFVIDEVGQYVARSTDKMLDLQGVVQALGVKGRGKVWVAVTSQERLDEIVSSLDQTRIELARLQDRFPLRVDLVAADIAEVTSRRVLAKRAAARDELERLFETFKGQLATFTRLDGSARYPGLTAEGFVRFYPFLPYQIDLIVDIISGLRLQAGGSTHTGGSSRTIIKLAQQAIISDRVGLGSQEVGALVTLDMVYDLIEQFVHPDRRADIDRILRDFPPEQYPLVGKVAKAICLLEFVRNVKRSPETLAAVLHPHIHSPSLLPEVQAALDLLKNNQWIEEAEGGWRLLTPEGKKWAKERQNLPEPREGECIRYQKVLLAELFKDVRGYRHRGHRTFRPTIRFAGEVLGNAGDVDVELLLVDEERFETARKEALERSRESQTVFWVAAIGSALYKELDQYHRSFRMIETYKRSARDRGVREQLEMEERRLAGHASNVKNLLSRALMNGDTYFRGVRRDARSLAEDLSDVLQQLFAHVVPALYPKFDLAAVMVKDADIFKVIEGKNLGTLSEVCHVGTNRLGLVVKEGGQYKPNADADIAAEIFQYIDRQHRMGEKVTGKQLVDHFRGFGYGWDSEPVRLATAILLRAGKLEITSAGQRIQSHTDPGAREVFATLPGFRAASFAPKSGGITWEQQVMAGTRLESIYGKEAPLDDPGPIAQAIKEVRDQESAVVHDVQKKLYQAGLRGAERLDLYLKTLNAIANQSTDDLIKAFLDSADDLAEWHQFTHRLKAELGTSTIETVREARQALRTAWSALEQRAEGEPLREAAHRLRDNLESERWFESLPTIRTDRSLLVKAYVDLYRRVYGRRREVYLAAIETVKGHARWTELSEAQQRDVLLTLHQRAGVERIFDERALPTDPTILEMEAHIEAVDQAVAQAIYEIEQLTQPKARIERVKVSQFVSGAIEDQETLEEALGRLRDYCAKLLQQDVKVILE, encoded by the coding sequence GTGCTGGCGAAACTTCGGGTTGATGACCTGTTCGAGTATGACATTCACCGCACCATCGAAGAGGTTATCAAGGTCGACCAGACGGACGAGGCGATCGTGGCGCGGGAGATCCGCGAGTATGTCGTTACGGAGAAGATTCAGGAGGCCTTCACTGACCTTCTCGAGCGGTATCTGGAGACCCCGCAGAAGCCCCACGAGGGCATCGGTATCTGGATTTCCGGTTTCTTCGGTTCCGGCAAGTCCTCGTTCGCGAAGATCCTCGGCTACATCCTGGAGAACCGCACGCTCCTGGGCGACCGGGCGGTTGACCTCTTCCTTGACCGGCTGCCCGGGGCCGGATCGGACCGGCTCCGGGTCGTCTTGCACGAGATCATCCGCCGGATCCCGACCCAGGCGATCATCTTCGACGTGGCGACCGACCGGATGGCCAAGAGCGGGTCCGAGCGCATCACCACGCTCATGTACCGCGCTCTCCTGCGGAATCTGGGCTACTCCCAGGACTTCAACTTCGCCGAGCTTGAGATCAACTTGGAGGCCGAAGGCAAGCTGGCCGAGTTCGAGGCCCTTTACGAGCAACTCTATGGCCGGCCCTGGCGACAGGGGCGGGAGTTGATCGTCCTGGCGATCAACCAGGCGTCGCGTGTCCTACACGAAATGGATCCGGTCACGTACCCGTCGGCCGACTCCTGGGCCAAGAGCATCCAGAAGATCGACATCGACACCGACCCGAACCGCTTTGCCGACCGCGTCCTCGAGCTGATGAAGCGCCGGGGCGAGGGCCGCGCGGTGATCTTCGTCATCGACGAGGTCGGCCAGTACGTCGCGCGCTCCACGGACAAGATGCTCGATCTCCAGGGCGTGGTGCAGGCCCTGGGTGTCAAGGGCCGGGGGAAAGTCTGGGTGGCGGTGACCTCTCAGGAGCGTCTGGACGAGATTGTCAGTTCCCTCGATCAGACCCGCATCGAGCTGGCGCGGCTCCAGGACCGCTTTCCCCTGCGGGTGGACCTGGTCGCGGCCGACATCGCGGAGGTGACCAGCCGGCGGGTCCTGGCCAAGAGGGCCGCCGCCAGGGACGAACTCGAGCGGTTGTTTGAGACCTTCAAGGGGCAGCTGGCCACATTCACCCGGTTGGACGGCTCCGCTCGTTACCCCGGCCTTACGGCCGAGGGGTTTGTGCGGTTTTACCCCTTCCTGCCCTACCAGATCGACCTGATCGTGGACATCATCTCCGGCCTGCGGCTTCAGGCCGGCGGTTCCACCCATACGGGCGGCAGCAGCCGGACGATCATCAAGCTGGCCCAGCAGGCCATCATCTCCGACCGGGTCGGCCTCGGTTCGCAGGAGGTCGGGGCGCTGGTCACACTCGACATGGTCTATGACCTGATCGAGCAGTTCGTGCATCCCGACCGGCGGGCCGACATTGACCGGATCCTGCGGGATTTCCCGCCGGAGCAGTATCCCCTGGTAGGGAAGGTCGCCAAGGCGATCTGCCTTCTGGAGTTTGTCCGAAACGTGAAGCGCAGTCCCGAGACGCTGGCCGCCGTGCTCCACCCGCACATCCACTCGCCGTCGCTTCTCCCCGAGGTCCAGGCCGCCCTCGACCTACTGAAGAATAACCAGTGGATCGAGGAGGCGGAGGGCGGTTGGCGGCTCTTGACACCCGAAGGCAAAAAATGGGCCAAGGAGCGCCAGAACCTGCCCGAGCCGCGTGAAGGGGAGTGCATCCGGTACCAGAAGGTCCTTCTGGCCGAGTTGTTCAAGGACGTGCGTGGCTACCGCCACAGGGGCCATCGCACGTTCCGGCCCACCATCCGCTTCGCCGGCGAGGTACTGGGCAACGCCGGCGACGTGGACGTCGAGTTACTCCTCGTGGACGAAGAACGGTTTGAGACCGCACGGAAGGAAGCGCTGGAGCGCTCCCGGGAGAGCCAGACGGTCTTCTGGGTCGCCGCGATCGGATCGGCGCTGTACAAGGAGCTGGATCAGTACCACCGGTCCTTCCGGATGATCGAGACGTACAAGCGGAGCGCCCGGGACCGGGGCGTCCGGGAGCAGCTCGAGATGGAGGAGCGCCGGCTGGCGGGCCACGCTTCCAACGTTAAGAATCTACTGTCCCGTGCGTTGATGAATGGTGACACTTACTTCCGGGGCGTCCGCCGCGATGCCAGATCGCTGGCAGAGGACCTTTCGGACGTGTTGCAGCAACTGTTCGCCCACGTGGTGCCTGCCCTCTACCCGAAGTTCGACCTCGCCGCGGTGATGGTCAAGGATGCGGACATCTTCAAGGTCATCGAGGGCAAGAACCTGGGCACCCTGTCAGAGGTCTGCCACGTCGGGACCAACCGGCTGGGGCTGGTGGTCAAAGAAGGCGGGCAGTACAAGCCCAACGCGGACGCGGACATCGCAGCCGAGATCTTCCAGTACATCGACCGACAGCACCGGATGGGGGAGAAAGTAACCGGCAAACAGCTGGTCGACCACTTCCGGGGCTTCGGATACGGGTGGGATTCCGAGCCCGTTCGGCTGGCGACGGCCATTCTCCTTAGGGCTGGCAAGCTGGAGATCACGTCCGCGGGCCAGCGGATCCAGAGCCATACGGATCCTGGGGCTCGGGAAGTGTTCGCGACCCTGCCGGGTTTCCGCGCGGCTTCCTTTGCGCCGAAGTCGGGCGGCATCACCTGGGAGCAGCAGGTGATGGCGGGTACACGCTTGGAAAGCATCTACGGCAAGGAAGCGCCGCTCGATGACCCCGGCCCAATTGCGCAGGCCATCAAGGAGGTCCGCGACCAGGAGAGCGCCGTGGTGCACGACGTGCAGAAGAAGCTCTACCAGGCGGGGCTCCGGGGGGCTGAGCGGCTGGACCTGTACCTCAAGACGCTGAATGCCATCGCCAACCAGTCGACAGACGACTTGATCAAGGCGTTTCTGGACTCGGCCGACGACTTGGCAGAGTGGCACCAGTTCACGCATCGCCTGAAGGCCGAGTTGGGGACCAGTACCATCGAGACCGTGCGCGAGGCCCGGCAGGCCCTGCGGACGGCATGGAGCGCGCTCGAGCAGCGGGCTGAGGGAGAGCCGCTCCGAGAGGCCGCCCACCGGCTCCGGGACAATCTGGAGTCTGAGCGCTGGTTCGAATCGCTACCGACAATCAGGACGGATCGTTCCCTCCTGGTTAAGGCTTACGTGGACCTGTACAGGCGGGTATACGGCAGGCGGCGGGAGGTCTACCTGGCGGCGATCGAAACGGTCAAGGGGCACGCCAGGTGGACGGAACTGAGCGAGGCCCAGCAGCGCGACGTGCTCCTCACGTTGCACCAGCGGGCCGGTGTGGAACGGATCTTTGACGAGCGGGCGCTACCTACCGACCCGACCATCCTGGAGATGGAAGCCCACATCGAGGCCGTGGATCAGGCGGTCGCACAGGCAATCTACGAAATTGAACAGCTCACGCAGCCGAAGGCCCGCATCGAGCGGGTGAAGGTCTCCCAGTTCGTCTCCGGTGCGATCGAAGACCAGGAGACGCTGGAAGAGGCCCTGGGTCGCCTGCGCGACTACTGTGCGAAACTGCTCCAGCAAGATGTCAAGGTCATTCTGGAGTAA
- the brxL gene encoding protease Lon-related BREX system protein BrxL, whose translation MPELDRKANEVFAGKVVRKDLVRKMKVGANVPVYVLEYLIGKYCASDDEAVIEMGLRVVNETLATNYVRPDEAMKAQSRLRERGSHTFIDKVRVRLSKSEDKYWAELVNFGDRDVHIPDELVNRYERLLEGGIWAQVRMEYHFDESQTGKRSPFWITDLKPIQLATFNLEDFERRRFAFTTDEWIDLLLRSIGLEPQGMSRRLKLLLLVRLIPMVERNFNLVELGPRGTGKSFVYREVSPYTILISGGKTTVANLFYNLGTGKIGLVGLWDVVAFDEVAGIQFEDKTAVQIMKDYLESGSFSRGREEIVADASMVFVGNINQPVEVLVRSSTLFQPLPDAMQDPALIDRFHFYLPGWETPKLSPELFTNHYGFVVDYLAEAFRALRKQNWTEVIDRYFSLGSHLQARDVKAVRKTVAGFLKLLHPHGEFTREDVRDYLEIAMEGRRRVKEQLKKMLPGEYARTSFSYIDLETREERFVGVPEEGGRNLISSDPLPPGTVYTAGVTDEGAVSLYRIEVGLSAGTGKLRTPGMDRTIKESLDRAFSYLKQKAGEMGLAQLLETQDLHVEAVDLLGNRTPVDCGVAFFLAMVSALRKTPVHAGLVVLGDLSMQGNLKGLRSLTEPLQMVMDNGGKRALVPLENRRHYFDVPGDVAEKVDAIFYSDPGTAVGKGLQL comes from the coding sequence TTGCCGGAACTGGATCGGAAGGCCAACGAGGTCTTTGCGGGCAAGGTCGTGCGCAAGGACCTGGTCCGCAAGATGAAGGTTGGGGCGAACGTCCCGGTCTACGTGCTGGAGTACCTGATCGGGAAGTACTGCGCGTCCGATGACGAGGCCGTCATCGAGATGGGGCTGCGCGTGGTCAACGAGACCCTCGCCACCAACTACGTACGGCCTGATGAGGCGATGAAGGCCCAGTCCCGCTTGCGGGAACGGGGCTCGCACACCTTCATCGACAAGGTCAGGGTTCGCCTTTCTAAGTCTGAAGACAAGTACTGGGCGGAGTTGGTCAACTTCGGTGATCGCGACGTCCACATCCCCGACGAGCTGGTCAACCGGTACGAGCGGCTTCTCGAAGGCGGCATCTGGGCCCAGGTCAGGATGGAGTACCACTTCGACGAGTCCCAGACAGGCAAGCGAAGCCCGTTTTGGATTACCGACCTGAAACCGATCCAGCTGGCCACCTTCAACCTGGAAGACTTCGAGCGGCGGCGCTTCGCCTTCACCACGGACGAGTGGATCGACCTTCTGCTCCGGTCGATCGGCCTGGAGCCTCAGGGGATGTCCAGGCGGCTGAAGCTGCTCCTGCTGGTCCGGCTCATCCCCATGGTGGAGCGGAACTTCAACCTGGTCGAGCTGGGGCCGCGCGGGACGGGAAAGTCGTTTGTCTACCGGGAAGTCTCGCCCTACACCATCCTGATCTCCGGCGGCAAGACGACGGTGGCCAACCTGTTCTACAACCTGGGCACGGGGAAGATCGGTCTCGTCGGGCTGTGGGACGTGGTGGCCTTCGACGAGGTGGCGGGCATCCAGTTCGAGGACAAGACGGCCGTCCAGATCATGAAGGACTACCTGGAGTCGGGCTCCTTCTCCCGGGGGCGGGAGGAAATCGTGGCCGACGCCTCCATGGTTTTTGTCGGGAACATCAACCAGCCGGTCGAGGTGCTGGTGCGGTCGAGCACGCTGTTCCAGCCGCTGCCCGACGCCATGCAGGACCCCGCCCTGATCGACCGCTTCCACTTCTATCTGCCCGGCTGGGAGACGCCGAAGCTGTCGCCGGAGCTGTTCACGAACCACTACGGCTTCGTCGTGGACTACCTGGCCGAGGCCTTCCGGGCCCTGCGGAAGCAGAACTGGACCGAGGTGATCGACCGGTACTTCTCCCTGGGCAGCCACCTCCAGGCGCGGGATGTCAAGGCGGTGCGCAAAACGGTCGCCGGTTTCCTGAAGCTGCTCCACCCGCATGGGGAGTTCACGCGGGAGGACGTGCGCGACTACCTGGAGATCGCCATGGAAGGGCGGCGCCGGGTCAAGGAGCAGCTCAAGAAGATGCTCCCGGGCGAGTACGCCCGCACCAGTTTCTCGTACATCGACCTGGAGACCCGGGAGGAGCGGTTCGTCGGCGTGCCCGAGGAGGGAGGGCGCAATCTCATTTCCAGCGATCCCCTGCCCCCCGGCACGGTCTACACCGCCGGCGTCACCGACGAGGGCGCCGTGTCGCTCTACCGGATCGAGGTCGGGCTGTCGGCGGGCACCGGGAAGCTGCGCACGCCCGGCATGGACCGGACCATCAAGGAGTCGCTCGACCGCGCCTTCTCCTACCTTAAGCAGAAGGCTGGCGAAATGGGGCTAGCCCAACTGCTGGAGACGCAAGACCTGCATGTGGAAGCGGTCGATCTATTGGGCAACCGGACACCCGTGGATTGTGGAGTGGCCTTTTTTCTCGCCATGGTGTCCGCCCTCCGCAAGACGCCGGTGCACGCCGGACTGGTGGTGCTCGGTGACCTGTCGATGCAGGGGAACCTGAAAGGTCTGCGGTCGCTCACCGAGCCACTTCAGATGGTGATGGACAACGGTGGAAAGCGGGCCCTTGTCCCGCTGGAGAATCGTCGCCACTACTTCGATGTGCCCGGTGATGTGGCCGAGAAGGTGGATGCGATATTCTACTCAGACCCCGGAACTGCCGTAGGCAAGGGGTTGCAGTTGTGA